In Musa acuminata AAA Group cultivar baxijiao chromosome BXJ2-8, Cavendish_Baxijiao_AAA, whole genome shotgun sequence, one genomic interval encodes:
- the LOC135620016 gene encoding protodermal factor 1-like, whose amino-acid sequence MGSRKNGKSVLMCSLLIWLVSQQVTVTPAMSRSVDSGLAEENYSTTESPEASHGTPHTTPSHGGRSGSGVPSQSAPLTPPSAPVITNPPSPTLVPPAPTNPNSSPFSCDYWRAHPEAILALLGYWCTLGEFFGLPAVSAFGRDPSLLEALSNTRSDGIGALYREGTASLLNSLVNRNFALTTQKVREEFNAAVISDKAAATQAQLFKKANEGHLKHH is encoded by the exons ATGGGGAGTCGCAAGAATGGGAAGTCTGTTCTCATGTGTTCTCTACTGATATGGTTGGTTTCTCAGCAGGTGACAGTCACTCCAGCCATGAGTAGGAGCGTTGATAGTGGTTTAGCTGAGGAGAACTACTCCACTACGGAATCACCTGAAG CTTCACATGGCACCCCACACACGACGCCATCGCATGGAGGCAGAAGCGGTAGTGGTGTGCCGTCTCAGAGTGCACCATTGACACCACCTTCTGCTCCAGTGATCACCAACCCTCCATCTCCTACACTCGTCCCGCCTGCTCCAACAAATCCCAACTCCTCACCGTTCAGCTGCGA CTACTGGAGAGCACACCCTGAAGCAATATTGGCTTTGTTGGGGTACTGGTGCACCTTGGGCGAATTCTTCGGTTTGCCTGCGGTTTCAGCTTTCGGGAGGGACCCCAGTTTGTTGGAGGCATTGTCGAACACCCGCTCTGACGGGATTGGAGCTCTGTACCGGGAAGGGACGGCGTCGCTCCTCAACTCATTGGTGAACAGGAACTTTGCCTTGACCACCCAGAAAGTCAGGGAAGAGTTCAATGCTGCGGTTATCTCCGATAAGGCAGCTGCAACCCAAGCACAGCTCTTCAAGAAGGCCAATGAGGGCCACCTCAAGCACCATTAG